One part of the Acetoanaerobium sticklandii genome encodes these proteins:
- the acsC gene encoding acetyl-CoA decarbonylase/synthase complex subunit gamma: MALTGLDIFKLTPKKNCKDCGFPTCLAFSMKVAAGGIEIEKCPHMSEENLSKLSESTAPPMKALTVGAGANEYKLGGETVLFRHEETLVNRNRFAVAIKDTDSADVVNSKIENIKKVDFERIGERMKAEFAAFIYTGNKEAYIANIKAVLASGAELAYMVVCEDVAVAKEALELLKDTNPILHGATAANYEQMVDVAAAGKYALGLRADSLEDLYELTSKVQSKDYKELLLDAGSKTIKEAYTNAIQIRRTALKDGDRTFGYPSIIFVNDLAKDNKFMEIALSSIFTIKYGSILVIEDMDFARGHSVWALRQNIYTDPQRPMRVEPKAYSVNNANDESPVLCTVDFALTYFIINGEIEKSKVPTWLLIPDAGGYSVLTAWAAGKFSGSIIANFVKESGVEQKTKSRKLIIPGKVAVLKGDIEDSLPGWEVVVGPNESMQLPKFLKDLYQNA, translated from the coding sequence ATGGCATTAACAGGCTTAGATATTTTTAAGTTAACACCAAAGAAAAACTGTAAAGATTGTGGATTCCCAACTTGTTTAGCTTTTTCAATGAAAGTTGCAGCAGGTGGAATAGAAATAGAAAAATGTCCACATATGAGTGAAGAAAATCTTTCAAAACTTTCAGAATCTACTGCGCCTCCAATGAAAGCGCTAACTGTAGGAGCTGGAGCTAATGAGTACAAGCTAGGTGGAGAAACAGTTCTATTTAGACATGAAGAAACTCTTGTTAACAGAAACCGTTTTGCAGTTGCAATAAAAGACACTGATTCTGCTGATGTAGTAAACAGCAAAATAGAAAACATTAAAAAAGTTGATTTTGAAAGAATCGGAGAAAGAATGAAAGCTGAATTTGCTGCTTTTATCTATACTGGAAATAAAGAAGCTTACATAGCTAATATTAAAGCAGTTTTAGCTTCAGGAGCTGAACTAGCATACATGGTAGTTTGTGAAGATGTAGCAGTTGCTAAAGAAGCATTAGAGCTATTAAAAGACACTAATCCTATTCTTCACGGAGCGACAGCTGCAAACTATGAGCAAATGGTTGATGTAGCGGCTGCTGGAAAATATGCACTTGGACTTAGAGCTGACTCTTTAGAAGATTTATATGAATTAACTTCAAAAGTTCAATCAAAAGATTATAAAGAGCTACTTCTAGATGCTGGAAGTAAAACAATTAAGGAAGCATATACAAACGCAATTCAAATCAGAAGAACTGCTCTTAAAGATGGCGATAGAACTTTTGGATACCCAAGTATTATATTTGTAAATGATTTAGCTAAAGACAACAAATTCATGGAAATAGCTCTTAGCTCAATATTTACAATTAAATATGGTTCAATTTTAGTTATTGAGGATATGGATTTTGCTAGAGGACATTCAGTATGGGCTCTTAGACAAAATATTTACACTGACCCACAAAGACCAATGCGTGTTGAGCCTAAGGCATACTCTGTAAACAATGCTAATGACGAATCTCCAGTACTTTGTACAGTTGACTTTGCTCTTACTTATTTCATTATTAACGGGGAAATTGAAAAATCTAAGGTTCCTACTTGGTTACTAATTCCAGATGCTGGAGGATATTCAGTTCTTACAGCATGGGCTGCTGGTAAGTTCAGTGGATCTATAATCGCTAACTTTGTAAAAGAAAGCGGAGTAGAGCAAAAGACAAAATCAAGAAAACTAATCATTCCAGGAAAAGTTGCTGTACTTAAGGGAGATATAGAGGATTCTCTACCTGGTTGGGAAGTAGTTGTAGGACCAAACGAATCAATGCAACTTCCTAAATTCCTAAAAGATCTTTATCAAAACGCATAA
- a CDS encoding DUF3842 family protein: protein MIIAVIDGMGGGIGSQVVHALRDELPSSIDIYALGTNAIATSAMMKQKANKGATGENAIRVSSKNANIIICPFSLLIPDSMMGEVTLSISESITQSDAYKIILPILPENYSVIGLEAKPLLLMIKDAIDIIKKEFSIK from the coding sequence ATGATAATAGCTGTTATTGACGGGATGGGTGGAGGCATTGGCTCTCAAGTAGTTCACGCTCTTAGAGATGAACTGCCCTCGAGTATAGATATATATGCACTAGGCACAAATGCTATAGCAACCTCTGCAATGATGAAGCAAAAGGCAAATAAAGGCGCTACTGGAGAAAATGCTATTAGAGTTTCTAGTAAAAACGCTAATATTATTATTTGTCCATTTTCTTTACTTATTCCTGATAGCATGATGGGAGAAGTAACTTTATCAATATCAGAGTCAATTACTCAAAGTGATGCTTATAAGATTATATTGCCAATACTTCCTGAAAATTACTCTGTAATTGGACTTGAGGCAAAACCACTACTTTTAATGATAAAAGACGCCATCGATATTATAAAAAAAGAGTTTTCAATAAAATAA
- the acsB gene encoding acetyl-CoA decarbonylase/synthase complex subunit alpha/beta — protein MTLFDIIFQGTSDALSAAKSVVEKAVADKGKEHKVAFPDTAYSLPVIYAATGKKISNLGELQEAIAIVESLLVKEQRLENGLNAGLGTALAAEIIEAAKYSVEEAPYVAPLAGHISDPIIRSLGVPLVTGDIPGVAVVLGECPDAETAAKVIKDYQSKGLLTFLVGKVIDQATEANVKMGLDLRVIPLGYDVTSVIHVVSVAVRAALIFGGLEPGNLDGLLKYTLERVPAFVNAFGPLSELVVSAGAGAIALGFPVITDQDVMEVPTRLITQKDYDKFVATSLEARNIKIKITEIPIPVSFAAAFEGERIRKGDMFVEFGGGKSESFEIVLMKDASEVEDHKIEIIGPDIDTVTDVPGRMPLAVIVKIAGKAMQTDFEPVLERRIHYFMNYIEGVMHVGQRDITWIRIGKEAYEKGFRLNHIGEVLYAKMMDEFDTVVDKCEITIITDEEKIKALKGEIATPKYEARDERLASLTDESVDTFYSCNLCQSFAPAHVCVVTPERLGLCGAVSWLDAKATKELDATGPCQPILKEGVIDENKGIWEKVNETVSEISQGAVNSVTLYSIMEDPMTSCGCFECICGIEPASNGVVIVNREFGGVTPIGMTFGELASMTGGGVQTPGFMGHGRHFISSKKFMRAEGGIQRIVWMPKELKEYVQDKLNATAKELYDIDNFTDMIADETIAADGEALIDFLSQKGHPALGLDPLM, from the coding sequence ATGACTTTATTTGATATTATTTTTCAAGGAACTTCAGATGCTCTTTCAGCTGCAAAATCCGTAGTTGAAAAAGCAGTTGCTGATAAAGGCAAAGAACATAAAGTTGCGTTTCCTGATACAGCTTATTCGCTACCAGTTATCTACGCTGCAACAGGTAAAAAGATATCTAATCTAGGAGAACTTCAAGAAGCTATAGCTATAGTTGAAAGTCTTTTAGTAAAAGAGCAAAGATTAGAAAATGGTTTAAATGCTGGACTTGGAACAGCTTTAGCTGCTGAAATTATAGAAGCAGCAAAATATTCTGTAGAAGAAGCCCCTTATGTTGCGCCTCTTGCAGGACATATAAGTGACCCAATAATCCGTTCTCTAGGAGTACCTCTTGTAACTGGTGATATTCCAGGTGTTGCAGTTGTACTTGGAGAGTGCCCAGATGCTGAAACTGCTGCTAAGGTTATTAAAGATTACCAATCAAAAGGCTTACTTACTTTCCTAGTTGGAAAAGTAATTGATCAAGCTACTGAAGCTAATGTAAAAATGGGCCTTGACCTTAGAGTTATTCCACTAGGCTATGATGTAACTTCAGTTATTCACGTTGTTTCTGTAGCTGTTAGAGCAGCACTTATATTTGGAGGCTTAGAGCCAGGAAATCTTGACGGACTTCTTAAGTACACACTTGAGAGAGTGCCAGCGTTTGTAAATGCTTTTGGACCTCTTTCTGAGTTAGTAGTTTCTGCTGGAGCTGGAGCGATTGCTCTTGGTTTCCCTGTAATTACTGACCAAGATGTAATGGAAGTACCTACTAGATTAATAACTCAAAAAGATTACGATAAATTTGTTGCTACTTCATTAGAGGCTAGAAACATTAAGATTAAAATAACTGAAATTCCAATACCAGTTTCATTCGCAGCAGCTTTCGAAGGTGAAAGAATCAGAAAAGGTGACATGTTCGTTGAATTTGGTGGAGGAAAATCTGAGTCATTTGAGATTGTTCTTATGAAAGATGCTTCTGAGGTTGAAGATCATAAGATAGAAATCATTGGTCCAGATATTGATACAGTTACTGATGTTCCTGGAAGAATGCCACTTGCAGTTATTGTTAAAATAGCTGGAAAAGCAATGCAAACAGACTTTGAACCAGTTCTTGAAAGAAGAATTCACTACTTCATGAACTATATCGAAGGCGTAATGCACGTAGGACAAAGAGATATTACATGGATAAGAATAGGTAAAGAAGCATATGAAAAAGGCTTCAGATTAAACCATATCGGAGAAGTATTATACGCTAAGATGATGGATGAGTTTGATACAGTTGTTGACAAGTGCGAAATCACTATAATAACTGATGAAGAAAAAATCAAAGCACTAAAAGGCGAGATTGCAACTCCTAAATATGAAGCTAGAGATGAAAGACTTGCTTCTCTTACTGATGAATCAGTAGATACTTTCTACAGCTGTAACCTTTGCCAGTCATTTGCACCTGCTCACGTTTGCGTAGTTACTCCTGAAAGACTTGGACTATGTGGAGCAGTAAGCTGGTTAGATGCTAAAGCTACTAAAGAACTTGATGCAACAGGGCCTTGTCAACCAATACTTAAAGAAGGCGTAATCGATGAAAATAAAGGAATTTGGGAAAAAGTAAATGAGACAGTATCAGAAATTTCTCAAGGAGCTGTAAATAGTGTAACTTTATATTCAATCATGGAAGACCCTATGACTTCATGCGGATGCTTTGAGTGTATCTGTGGTATAGAGCCTGCGTCTAACGGTGTTGTAATCGTAAATAGAGAGTTTGGTGGAGTTACTCCAATAGGTATGACATTTGGAGAGCTTGCATCTATGACAGGTGGAGGAGTTCAAACTCCAGGCTTCATGGGTCACGGAAGACATTTTATTTCTTCTAAGAAGTTCATGAGAGCTGAAGGCGGAATCCAAAGAATAGTATGGATGCCAAAAGAATTAAAAGAGTATGTTCAAGATAAGCTTAATGCAACTGCAAAAGAGCTTTATGATATTGATAATTTCACAGATATGATCGCAGATGAGACTATTGCTGCTGATGGCGAGGCGTTAATAGATTTCCTTTCTCAAAAAGGACATCCAGCACTTGGCTTAGATCCATTAATGTAA
- the acsE gene encoding carbon monoxide dehydrogenase/acetyl-CoA synthase methytransferase subunit, with the protein MDKFMIIGERIHCISPVIRKAIEEKDLEPIFHRAKEQIDAGAHYVDVNIGPAERNGEEVMTWMVQSIQQKFNNIPLALDTVNRKAIEAGLKVYNSENGKAIINSADAGPRIEMIDLAGEYGCMVIGLCAKEGIPRDNDERMAYCTEMLERALGAGMEPTDVLFDPLMLVIKGMQEKQQEVLEAIKMMSDMGLKTTGGLSNISNGAPKHIRPILDAVWCAMAMQNGLSSAIINPCDVRLMETIKSADIIKNNTLYADSYLEL; encoded by the coding sequence ATGGATAAATTTATGATTATTGGAGAAAGAATTCACTGTATATCACCTGTAATAAGAAAAGCTATTGAAGAAAAAGATCTTGAGCCAATATTCCACAGAGCTAAAGAGCAAATAGATGCTGGGGCACATTACGTAGATGTTAATATCGGACCTGCTGAAAGAAACGGCGAGGAAGTAATGACTTGGATGGTTCAATCAATTCAGCAAAAATTCAATAATATTCCACTAGCATTAGATACAGTAAACCGTAAAGCTATAGAAGCTGGATTAAAAGTGTATAACAGTGAAAATGGAAAAGCAATAATCAACTCTGCTGATGCTGGACCAAGAATCGAAATGATTGATCTTGCTGGTGAGTATGGATGTATGGTTATCGGTCTTTGTGCTAAAGAAGGTATTCCAAGAGATAACGATGAGCGTATGGCTTATTGTACAGAAATGCTTGAAAGAGCACTAGGAGCAGGTATGGAGCCTACAGATGTACTTTTCGATCCACTAATGCTTGTTATCAAAGGAATGCAAGAAAAACAACAAGAGGTTCTTGAAGCTATCAAAATGATGAGCGATATGGGACTTAAAACTACTGGAGGATTATCAAATATCTCTAATGGAGCTCCAAAGCACATCAGACCTATCCTTGACGCAGTATGGTGCGCTATGGCAATGCAAAACGGATTATCTTCAGCTATTATCAATCCATGTGATGTTAGATTAATGGAGACTATTAAATCAGCTGATATTATCAAAAACAATACTCTTTATGCAGATTCATATTTAGAGTTATAA
- a CDS encoding CooT family nickel-binding protein, translating to MCESQAYLLTAEGEKKIMDNVVFVKPENGKVYLEDLLGEQKIVEGTIKEMKLIAHKIIIESN from the coding sequence ATGTGTGAATCACAAGCATATTTATTAACTGCAGAAGGTGAAAAAAAAATAATGGATAATGTAGTTTTTGTTAAACCCGAAAACGGTAAGGTATATCTAGAAGATTTACTTGGAGAGCAAAAAATTGTTGAAGGCACTATAAAAGAGATGAAGCTTATTGCTCATAAAATAATCATAGAAAGCAATTAG
- a CDS encoding ribonuclease H-like domain-containing protein produces the protein MLIKDYFLIKNDEYKISKKSFYFDIETTGLNSKYDSIILICAAFYYSDNEILIRQYFAEDIKDEKSIILYFLEDIASMRRCINFNGNTFDLPFLKKRISNLSINEPILDNMESIDILSYLRPLKKIWNFENLKLKTVEKFFSIERQDTISGKESVDMYKLYQKTKNDSLKEKILLHNYEDVKHLILLENKINNESKKRSRKISSNYGDFYLHLYDYKINKNKIEFIFSSEEPIPSMNIFSDNGDSVISYGKTLRMTLLVMTGQNENNQEVVYLNLFGKNIPIFIDKSLFEDGIFYALNSFFNA, from the coding sequence ATGCTAATAAAAGATTATTTTTTAATAAAAAATGATGAATACAAGATTTCAAAGAAATCTTTTTATTTTGACATTGAAACTACCGGATTGAATTCTAAGTATGATAGCATTATATTGATTTGTGCAGCTTTTTATTATTCCGATAATGAAATATTAATTAGACAATACTTTGCTGAGGACATTAAAGATGAAAAGAGTATTATATTATATTTCCTTGAGGATATTGCTTCTATGAGAAGATGCATTAACTTTAATGGAAATACCTTTGATTTGCCATTTTTAAAAAAAAGAATAAGTAACTTATCTATTAATGAACCCATACTTGATAATATGGAATCTATTGATATATTATCCTACCTCAGACCTTTAAAAAAAATATGGAATTTTGAAAACTTAAAACTCAAAACTGTAGAAAAATTTTTTTCAATAGAAAGGCAAGATACAATTTCAGGCAAAGAATCAGTTGATATGTATAAATTATATCAAAAAACAAAGAATGATAGTTTAAAAGAAAAAATACTGCTTCATAATTATGAAGATGTTAAGCATTTAATTTTGCTTGAAAATAAGATTAATAATGAGTCAAAGAAAAGAAGTAGAAAAATAAGTTCAAATTACGGAGATTTTTATCTTCATTTGTACGATTATAAAATAAATAAAAACAAAATAGAATTTATTTTCTCATCAGAGGAGCCTATTCCTAGTATGAACATTTTTAGTGATAATGGAGATAGTGTAATATCCTATGGTAAAACTCTTAGAATGACATTACTGGTAATGACAGGACAAAACGAAAACAATCAAGAAGTGGTATATTTAAATTTATTTGGAAAAAATATTCCTATTTTTATCGATAAAAGCTTATTTGAGGACGGTATTTTTTATGCACTAAATAGCTTTTTTAATGCTTAA
- the gcvH gene encoding glycine cleavage system protein GcvH: MNFPDNLKYSDKHLWVAVDGNVATIGITDHAQSQLGELLYVEMPEIGDAISKDEDFGVAESSKIASDLIAPIDGEVLEINEALEDEPEAINEDPYANWIIKVKISDDSQVEGLMDVAAYKAAL, translated from the coding sequence ATGAATTTTCCAGATAACTTAAAATACTCAGATAAACATCTTTGGGTAGCAGTAGACGGTAATGTTGCAACTATAGGCATTACAGATCATGCTCAATCTCAATTAGGCGAGCTACTATATGTAGAAATGCCTGAAATCGGAGATGCAATTTCTAAGGACGAAGATTTTGGTGTTGCTGAGTCTTCAAAAATTGCATCAGATTTAATAGCACCTATCGATGGAGAAGTGCTTGAAATCAATGAAGCATTAGAAGATGAGCCAGAAGCTATAAACGAAGACCCTTATGCAAACTGGATTATTAAAGTTAAGATAAGCGATGATAGTCAAGTTGAAGGCTTAATGGATGTTGCTGCTTATAAAGCTGCATTATAA
- the acsD gene encoding acetyl-CoA decarbonylase/synthase complex subunit delta encodes MAFKTSVQKYQGRIGEVTLGVGEKAVKIGGENTLPFYSFDGEIGNKTAVGMEIIDVAPEGWLDELQTAYKDVYSDTAAWAKFVQDTYAPDFICLRFEGADPNGMDRPAEDCAEIAKKVADAIEIPLVVAGTNNHEKDAKIFEKVAAATDGKNVLLMAATEDNYKAVGAAGGMAYSHKVGAESSVDINLAKQLNILLTQLGVKPENIVMHVGCAAVGYGFEYVSSTFDRIRLAAFGQNDKTLQMPIITPVSFETWNVKESLASEEDEPLWGSREDRGIALEVSTASAVLVSGANAIVLRHPESVKTIRTLVDQLI; translated from the coding sequence GTGGCATTTAAAACATCAGTACAGAAATATCAAGGTAGAATCGGAGAAGTAACACTTGGAGTGGGAGAAAAAGCAGTAAAAATCGGTGGAGAAAATACACTACCATTTTATAGCTTCGACGGGGAAATAGGAAACAAAACTGCAGTAGGAATGGAAATTATTGACGTTGCTCCAGAAGGATGGCTAGATGAGCTTCAGACAGCTTATAAAGACGTTTATTCTGATACTGCAGCTTGGGCAAAATTTGTTCAAGATACTTATGCACCTGACTTTATTTGCTTAAGATTTGAAGGAGCAGATCCAAACGGAATGGATAGACCAGCTGAGGATTGTGCTGAAATAGCAAAAAAAGTAGCTGATGCTATTGAGATTCCGCTTGTTGTAGCAGGAACAAACAACCATGAAAAAGATGCAAAAATATTTGAAAAGGTTGCAGCTGCTACAGATGGAAAAAATGTATTATTAATGGCAGCAACAGAAGATAACTATAAAGCTGTTGGAGCAGCAGGCGGAATGGCTTATAGCCATAAAGTTGGAGCTGAGTCTTCAGTTGATATCAACCTTGCAAAGCAATTAAACATTCTACTTACACAACTAGGTGTTAAACCTGAAAATATAGTAATGCATGTTGGTTGCGCAGCTGTTGGATATGGATTTGAATATGTATCATCAACATTTGATAGAATTAGACTTGCTGCATTTGGACAAAATGATAAAACTCTTCAAATGCCTATAATTACACCTGTTTCTTTTGAAACTTGGAATGTTAAAGAGTCACTAGCTTCTGAGGAAGATGAGCCTCTATGGGGTAGCAGAGAGGATCGTGGAATAGCTCTTGAGGTATCTACGGCATCTGCAGTACTAGTATCTGGAGCTAACGCTATAGTACTTAGACATCCAGAGAGTGTTAAAACTATTAGAACATTAGTTGATCAATTAATATAG
- the acsV gene encoding corrinoid activation/regeneration protein AcsV: MPKVTFLPLNKTVIATEGDLLIEVARKHDIFIDAPCNGSKTCGKCKVRISSGEVYTQKNLHITQEEIDNGYVLSCDTRIKSSDITVELINIESSALNNMQIQSISTERDQLIFENSRKQLIDNDMEFGTYVKKDYIEIGLPNLDDNISDFDRLKREMRTKLGYSQVFMRLPMLRKMPFILRNGDFKVTVTHIPRGKRTTVVNIELGNTLDRLFGIALDIGTTSVAASLVDLYSGKLIGRASAGNAQMKYGADVINRIIYSTKKEGLDKLNEAIIKDTINPLLQKMYKEADVDMEEVIAFVASGNTTMTHLFLGVYPDFLRMEPYIPAFLRAPFIQAGQLGLEVNPETFIYIAPNIASYVGGDITAGVLASYIWADSQNTLFIDLGTNGEIVFGNQDFLMTCACSAGPAFEGGEISSGMRAAPGAIEEVKINDLFSAPIIKIIGEKSPKGICGSGIIDLIAEMFKNKIIDRRGKLIKDNGNPRIKVDEHGIGSYIVASKEEWPDINEDVCITEVDLDNFIRAKGAVYSGAATLISSLGMSFSELDRVMIAGGIGNSLDIENSIIIGLLPDIPRDKFSYIGNSSLIGSYLTLMSEDARKKMECIASQMTYIELSVYPSYMDEFVSACFLPHTNTDDFPSLSSLLG; this comes from the coding sequence TTGCCAAAAGTCACTTTTTTGCCTTTAAATAAAACGGTAATAGCGACCGAAGGAGACTTATTAATTGAAGTAGCAAGAAAACATGATATTTTCATAGATGCTCCGTGCAATGGAAGTAAGACTTGCGGAAAATGTAAAGTAAGAATATCTTCAGGTGAAGTCTATACACAAAAAAACTTACATATAACTCAAGAAGAAATAGATAATGGTTATGTTTTGTCATGTGATACTAGAATTAAATCTTCAGACATAACTGTAGAGCTAATAAATATTGAGTCTTCAGCTTTAAATAATATGCAAATTCAATCTATTTCAACAGAGCGAGACCAATTGATATTTGAGAATTCAAGAAAGCAACTCATAGACAACGATATGGAGTTTGGAACATATGTAAAAAAAGATTATATAGAAATTGGATTGCCAAATCTAGATGATAATATATCTGATTTTGATAGACTAAAAAGAGAAATGAGAACTAAGCTTGGATATTCTCAAGTTTTTATGCGTCTACCAATGCTCAGAAAAATGCCATTTATTTTAAGAAATGGTGATTTTAAAGTTACTGTTACTCATATACCACGGGGAAAAAGAACAACAGTTGTAAATATTGAATTAGGCAACACTTTAGATAGGCTTTTTGGAATAGCCTTAGATATAGGAACTACTTCAGTAGCAGCTTCGTTGGTAGATTTATATTCTGGAAAGCTAATAGGACGTGCATCAGCAGGAAATGCTCAGATGAAATACGGAGCTGATGTAATAAACAGAATAATATATTCAACTAAAAAAGAAGGATTAGATAAATTAAATGAAGCGATAATCAAGGACACTATAAATCCACTTCTTCAAAAAATGTATAAAGAAGCAGATGTTGATATGGAGGAGGTAATCGCTTTTGTTGCCTCTGGAAACACAACTATGACACATTTATTTTTGGGAGTATATCCAGATTTCTTAAGGATGGAGCCGTATATTCCAGCTTTCTTAAGAGCACCATTTATTCAGGCAGGACAACTAGGTCTTGAAGTAAATCCCGAGACATTTATATATATAGCACCGAACATTGCATCTTATGTTGGAGGAGATATTACAGCTGGAGTACTAGCATCTTACATTTGGGCAGATTCACAAAATACACTTTTTATAGATTTAGGAACCAACGGAGAAATTGTTTTTGGAAATCAAGATTTTCTTATGACATGTGCATGCTCAGCTGGACCAGCTTTTGAAGGCGGCGAAATATCTTCTGGAATGAGAGCAGCTCCTGGTGCAATTGAAGAAGTTAAAATTAATGATTTATTTTCAGCTCCTATCATAAAAATAATTGGAGAAAAATCACCGAAGGGAATTTGCGGATCAGGTATAATTGATTTAATTGCAGAGATGTTTAAAAATAAAATTATTGATAGAAGAGGAAAGTTGATAAAAGATAACGGAAATCCTAGAATAAAAGTAGACGAGCATGGAATTGGAAGCTATATTGTTGCTTCCAAAGAAGAGTGGCCAGATATCAATGAGGATGTATGTATAACAGAAGTTGATTTAGATAACTTTATAAGAGCTAAAGGAGCTGTATATAGTGGTGCTGCGACACTTATTTCAAGCCTTGGAATGAGCTTTAGTGAACTAGATAGAGTTATGATTGCTGGTGGAATTGGAAACAGCTTGGATATTGAAAATTCTATTATAATAGGATTGCTCCCAGACATACCTAGAGATAAATTTTCCTATATTGGAAACAGCTCTTTAATCGGGTCTTATTTAACTTTGATGAGTGAAGATGCTAGAAAAAAAATGGAGTGCATTGCATCACAAATGACCTATATAGAACTTTCGGTGTATCCTTCATATATGGATGAGTTTGTATCAGCTTGCTTCTTGCCTCATACAAATACAGATGATTTTCCAAGTCTTTCAAGTCTTCTTGGCTAA